One genomic segment of Vibrio fluvialis includes these proteins:
- a CDS encoding MarR family winged helix-turn-helix transcriptional regulator, translated as MDIHEEVLVSIRQIIRAIDLHSKKLNKDYGLTSPQLLLMRAIKAAPSMTIRQLSVATNMSQATATSILDRLEKRELVVRERDTIDKRKVHAKLTALGAQILSQAPQLLQDDFVQRFQALDAWEQTLLLSSLQRLSRMMNAPEADVAVEPLLLAIDTEPFNLS; from the coding sequence TTGGATATTCACGAGGAAGTATTAGTCTCAATTCGCCAGATCATTCGCGCCATCGATCTGCATTCTAAAAAGCTCAACAAAGATTATGGTCTCACCAGCCCGCAGTTGCTGCTCATGAGAGCCATCAAAGCCGCGCCAAGCATGACGATTCGTCAACTGTCCGTCGCCACCAACATGAGTCAGGCAACGGCCACCAGCATTCTCGATCGCTTGGAAAAACGCGAACTGGTTGTGCGTGAGCGTGACACCATCGACAAACGTAAAGTGCACGCCAAACTGACGGCTTTGGGAGCACAGATTTTGTCACAAGCACCGCAATTGTTGCAGGATGATTTTGTTCAACGATTTCAAGCGCTGGATGCCTGGGAGCAGACGCTGCTGCTGTCGTCACTGCAACGCCTGTCACGCATGATGAATGCGCCGGAGGCTGACGTTGCGGTCGAGCCGCTACTACTGGCTATCGACACGGAACCGTTCAACCTCTCCTGA
- a CDS encoding methyl-accepting chemotaxis protein, translating to MKLRSKMFISYVVVAVVFTAVSCIALGWLVYKDASEALATSAKERLVISRNESASQIERYFDTVASQAQNMSHDLSILAAVKGFTQAFMDYPVRPDDNEALRNYYLNEFAGRYHDINTIDSISADNLFGKVSDRAKTLQNQYIALNPNPLGSKDKLVSGEQGGEYDALHQTYHPYFTDFIKNFGFYDVFLVDAKSGYVVYSAYKELDFATSLKSGPYKDSGLADAYRGAMKLTSGSFFTDFKPYTPSYEAQAAFVSAPIRDNGETVGVLIMQMPLDVINGIMTHSQNWKKSGLGESGETYLVGSDKLMRSNSRFVLEDKAGYLALMKELGTDSATLAKMDALSTSIGLQSVNSDAVARGLAGETGFELIRDYRNIPVLSAYMPLNLHGLQWVLLSEIDESEAMTFLTTLKLHIKNSVLFMLLPAILIGLGIGWMMSRSILAPLNHMLQAVKQLGSGSGDLRYRLEEKGNDEVTELSRSFNAFIDHLDATFSTLLGSIKRMEPMSQDVNDVNVKLTKASNSMHHQSQQVQDQMTHSAEISQLVSGELEGIQQASGATVKVLGSGRASVVETVSQMDQLSSDLSLVAQAVSNLTVDAEKIRQVIVVINDIAEQTNLLALNAAIEAARAGEQGRGFAVVADEVRNLSVKTRASTDSVSELIGAIRTSTQRVENVMSDSLESATACAERVNNAQDTWHQVEEAIANISLHVEKIGGAISEQDQQLNVVSSHFSHMDQQFDVIQQAIEESALIGEDIDKMGTKLQSFASLFQVTNDDFATARRAKVRNEG from the coding sequence ATGAAATTACGCAGCAAAATGTTTATCAGCTATGTGGTGGTGGCGGTAGTGTTTACCGCGGTGAGTTGCATCGCATTGGGATGGTTGGTGTATAAAGACGCCTCAGAAGCATTGGCTACCTCCGCGAAAGAGCGTCTGGTTATTTCTCGTAATGAATCGGCCTCGCAGATTGAGCGTTATTTCGATACGGTCGCCTCACAGGCGCAGAATATGTCTCACGATCTGAGTATTCTGGCGGCAGTGAAAGGTTTTACTCAAGCCTTTATGGATTATCCCGTCCGTCCTGATGACAATGAAGCGCTGCGTAACTACTACCTCAATGAATTCGCGGGGCGTTACCACGACATCAACACCATCGACAGCATCAGCGCAGACAACTTGTTTGGCAAGGTGTCTGACCGTGCCAAAACGCTGCAAAACCAGTATATCGCACTCAACCCCAATCCTCTGGGCAGTAAAGATAAGCTGGTTTCAGGCGAGCAGGGCGGTGAGTACGATGCGCTGCATCAAACCTATCATCCCTATTTCACCGATTTTATTAAGAACTTTGGTTTTTACGACGTATTCCTGGTCGATGCGAAAAGCGGTTATGTGGTTTACAGCGCCTACAAAGAACTCGATTTCGCGACGTCACTTAAATCAGGCCCTTATAAAGACAGCGGCCTGGCGGATGCTTACCGCGGCGCAATGAAGCTCACTTCCGGCAGTTTCTTCACCGATTTCAAACCTTACACTCCTTCTTACGAAGCGCAGGCTGCGTTTGTCAGCGCGCCAATTCGTGATAACGGTGAAACCGTCGGTGTGTTGATCATGCAGATGCCGCTTGATGTGATTAACGGCATCATGACCCACAGCCAGAATTGGAAAAAGTCAGGTTTAGGTGAGTCGGGCGAAACCTATCTTGTGGGGAGTGATAAGCTGATGCGCTCTAATTCCCGCTTTGTGCTGGAAGATAAAGCGGGTTATCTGGCGCTGATGAAAGAGTTGGGCACCGATAGCGCGACACTGGCCAAAATGGACGCGCTCTCGACGTCGATTGGTTTGCAGTCCGTGAATTCGGACGCGGTGGCGAGAGGTTTAGCCGGCGAAACAGGCTTTGAACTGATACGAGATTACCGCAATATTCCGGTGCTTTCAGCTTACATGCCGCTGAATCTGCACGGTTTGCAGTGGGTACTGCTTAGTGAAATTGATGAGTCGGAAGCGATGACGTTTCTGACCACGCTGAAGTTGCACATCAAAAACTCGGTGCTGTTTATGCTGCTGCCCGCCATCCTGATTGGTCTTGGCATCGGCTGGATGATGTCGCGTTCGATTCTCGCTCCGCTCAATCACATGCTGCAAGCGGTTAAACAGCTGGGTTCGGGATCGGGCGATTTACGTTACCGACTGGAAGAGAAAGGTAACGATGAAGTGACGGAGCTGTCGCGCAGCTTTAACGCTTTTATCGATCACCTGGATGCCACGTTCTCGACGTTGCTTGGTTCGATAAAACGTATGGAGCCGATGTCGCAGGATGTGAACGATGTCAACGTGAAGCTGACCAAGGCGTCAAACTCGATGCATCATCAGTCGCAGCAGGTGCAGGATCAGATGACGCATTCTGCGGAAATCAGCCAACTGGTGAGTGGCGAACTGGAAGGGATTCAGCAGGCATCAGGGGCGACGGTGAAAGTACTGGGTTCCGGACGTGCATCGGTGGTTGAAACGGTGTCGCAAATGGATCAGCTCAGCAGCGATTTGTCGCTGGTGGCGCAGGCGGTAAGCAACCTCACTGTCGATGCAGAGAAAATTCGTCAGGTGATTGTGGTGATCAACGACATCGCCGAACAAACCAACCTGCTGGCGCTCAATGCTGCCATCGAAGCGGCGCGCGCTGGTGAACAGGGCCGGGGTTTTGCTGTGGTGGCTGATGAAGTGCGCAATCTGTCGGTCAAAACCCGCGCCTCGACCGACAGCGTCAGTGAACTGATTGGTGCCATCCGCACCAGTACTCAACGGGTTGAGAATGTGATGAGCGACAGTCTTGAATCGGCGACCGCGTGTGCTGAACGAGTCAACAACGCGCAGGATACTTGGCACCAGGTTGAAGAGGCGATTGCTAATATCTCATTGCATGTCGAGAAGATTGGCGGCGCGATCAGCGAGCAGGATCAGCAGTTGAATGTCGTCTCCAGTCACTTCTCGCACATGGATCAACAGTTCGATGTGATCCAGCAAGCAATAGAAGAGAGTGCGCTGATTGGGGAAGATATCGACAAGATGGGCACCAAGTTACAGTCATTCGCCAGCCTGTTCCAGGTGACGAACGACGACTTTGCTACTGCGCGCCGTGCAAAAGTGCGTAACGAAGGATAA
- the proV gene encoding glycine betaine/L-proline ABC transporter ATP-binding protein ProV: MSTMLEVKNLFKVFGETPEDAFTLIEQGLNKDQIFEQTGLTVGVKDVSLSINEGEIFVIMGLSGSGKSTLVRLLNRLIEPTRGSVLLKGSDIAHISDHELREVRRQNISMVFQNFALMPHMTVIENTAFGLELAGVPEAQRHQTAKAALERVGLDAYCESYPDELSGGMKQRVGLARALTNDPDILLMDEAFSALDPLIRTEMQDELIRLQNDDKRTIVFISHDLDEAMRIGDRIAIMQDGVVVQVGTPDEILHQPANDYVSSFFRGVNVASVFCAKDIARKNPAAVFKKHDNDGPAAAMQMLLDNDREFGIVVDRANKYTGIVSLDSLKEAKREQRSLSSALLADTVTISPDVSVGDLIGQVAQVPYSVPVVDDDGRYYGVITKTRLLQTLDRE; the protein is encoded by the coding sequence ATGTCAACTATGCTTGAAGTGAAGAACCTCTTTAAAGTGTTTGGAGAGACACCCGAGGACGCCTTTACTCTCATCGAACAAGGGCTCAATAAAGATCAGATTTTTGAGCAAACCGGCCTGACCGTGGGGGTTAAAGACGTATCACTGTCGATCAACGAAGGGGAAATCTTCGTCATCATGGGTCTGTCCGGCTCAGGAAAATCGACTCTGGTGCGGCTGCTCAATCGTCTTATCGAGCCTACCCGAGGCAGCGTTCTGCTCAAAGGCAGCGATATCGCCCATATCTCCGATCACGAGCTGCGAGAAGTTCGTCGTCAAAACATTTCGATGGTGTTTCAGAACTTTGCGCTGATGCCGCACATGACCGTGATTGAAAACACTGCGTTTGGTCTGGAACTGGCTGGCGTGCCGGAAGCGCAACGTCATCAGACGGCAAAAGCGGCGCTGGAGCGCGTTGGGCTCGATGCCTATTGCGAATCCTATCCGGACGAGCTGTCCGGCGGGATGAAACAGCGGGTCGGTCTTGCGCGTGCGCTGACTAACGATCCGGACATTTTGCTGATGGACGAGGCTTTCTCCGCCCTCGACCCGCTAATTCGAACCGAAATGCAGGATGAACTGATTCGTCTGCAAAATGACGACAAACGGACCATCGTGTTCATCTCCCACGATTTGGACGAAGCAATGCGCATCGGCGATCGGATTGCGATCATGCAAGATGGTGTGGTGGTTCAGGTCGGCACACCCGATGAAATCCTGCATCAGCCCGCCAATGACTACGTCAGCTCTTTCTTCCGTGGCGTGAACGTCGCCAGTGTGTTCTGTGCCAAAGACATTGCCCGCAAGAACCCCGCCGCCGTGTTCAAAAAGCACGACAACGACGGTCCGGCAGCCGCCATGCAAATGCTGCTCGATAACGACCGTGAGTTCGGCATCGTGGTGGATCGCGCCAACAAATACACCGGTATTGTCTCGCTCGATTCACTCAAAGAGGCAAAACGTGAACAACGCTCCCTGAGTAGCGCTCTGCTGGCAGACACCGTCACCATCTCGCCCGACGTTTCGGTCGGAGACTTAATTGGCCAGGTCGCACAAGTGCCTTATTCCGTGCCGGTGGTCGATGATGACGGACGCTACTACGGCGTGATCACTAAGACCCGCTTGTTACAAACACTCGATCGCGAATAA
- a CDS encoding magnesium transporter, with product MSEYQDLSQQIEALAKAEDDAQQVSLLGEMVDNGLDEGSLALILEAFPVDDRVRMWRSLPLEMHIDVLTEMRADVRVSIIKALSEIELKLTLAKLDNLSLIEWEDSLPDEIVSEALRLISRDELELYDQANEFEDNEIGHWADRKLYTLPFSISVNRAKILLDKYHLESPQYIYLINKAKKFRGVVAFTDILQAEGTTQLKELKKEDLVLINAHQSLSDAVEALEHASLPVVPVVNDDDTLIGEIDWQFALGTQREIYESRLMAGTGMDEGDDLFAPIVRSSKRRGVWLGINLLTAILASMTIGLFENVISQVVALAVLMPIVASMGGIAGSQTLTLMVRAMALNQVTTGNRFALLKNEVGIGAINGVLWALIIGGVAGLWFQSTLIGFTISLAIVVNIITAALFGVLIPIILDKFKLDPALAGSVILTTVTDVVGFFAFLGTASLVML from the coding sequence TTGAGCGAGTATCAGGACTTATCCCAACAAATCGAAGCGCTCGCGAAAGCGGAAGATGATGCCCAGCAGGTCTCGCTGCTGGGCGAAATGGTTGACAACGGTCTGGATGAAGGTTCACTGGCGCTGATTCTGGAAGCGTTCCCGGTCGATGATCGTGTCCGCATGTGGCGCAGCCTGCCGCTGGAAATGCACATTGACGTGCTGACCGAAATGCGTGCCGATGTGCGTGTGTCGATCATCAAAGCGCTGTCCGAAATTGAGCTGAAGCTGACGCTGGCGAAACTGGACAACCTGTCGCTGATTGAGTGGGAAGACTCGCTGCCAGATGAGATTGTCAGTGAAGCGCTGCGCTTAATCAGCCGCGACGAGTTGGAACTTTACGACCAGGCCAATGAGTTTGAAGATAACGAAATCGGCCACTGGGCAGATCGTAAGCTGTATACCCTGCCGTTCAGTATCAGCGTGAATCGCGCCAAGATCCTGCTCGACAAATATCACCTCGAATCGCCGCAGTACATCTACCTCATCAACAAGGCGAAGAAATTCCGCGGTGTGGTCGCTTTTACGGATATTCTGCAAGCCGAAGGCACAACTCAGCTTAAAGAGCTGAAGAAAGAAGATTTGGTGCTGATTAACGCCCATCAATCACTTTCCGATGCGGTAGAAGCGCTGGAACACGCGAGCTTGCCTGTGGTGCCTGTAGTGAACGACGATGACACGCTCATTGGCGAAATCGACTGGCAGTTTGCTTTGGGCACCCAGCGTGAAATCTACGAATCGCGTTTGATGGCCGGTACCGGTATGGATGAAGGCGACGACCTGTTCGCGCCGATTGTACGCAGTTCCAAGCGCCGCGGCGTGTGGCTCGGGATCAATCTGCTGACGGCGATTCTGGCGTCGATGACCATCGGTCTGTTTGAGAACGTCATTTCCCAAGTGGTTGCACTGGCAGTGTTGATGCCCATCGTGGCTTCAATGGGCGGTATTGCCGGCAGCCAAACACTGACACTGATGGTTCGCGCCATGGCGCTCAATCAGGTCACCACAGGTAACCGCTTTGCGCTGTTGAAAAACGAGGTGGGCATCGGTGCCATCAACGGAGTGTTGTGGGCGCTGATCATCGGCGGAGTGGCCGGTCTTTGGTTCCAATCCACCCTGATTGGCTTCACCATCTCGCTGGCCATCGTGGTGAACATCATTACCGCCGCGCTGTTTGGCGTGCTGATCCCTATCATCCTCGATAAGTTTAAGCTCGACCCGGCTTTAGCCGGTTCGGTTATCC
- the proW gene encoding glycine betaine/L-proline ABC transporter permease ProW yields MTTETTVSAAQPADPWGAAAQTTTTADPWSTGSDAATAGNDWLNTAPTDVPFDWMHPFKDAILPFDSWVETALNWLVTHGRPVFQAIRLPIDFILSSFQTALVSTPAPIMLLILFLLAWQLAGSRMGIASFCSLLVIGLIGAWDQAMVTLALVMTSVFFCLLIGLPLGIWLARSDTAAKIVRPILDAMQTTPAFVYLVPIVMLFGIGNVPGVVVTIIFALPPIVRLTILGIQQVPEELIEAGHAFGASPKQMLYRIQLPLAMPTIMAGVNQTLMLSLSMVVIASMIAVGGLGQMVLRGIGRLDMGLAAVGGLGIVILAILLDRITQTIGANSRDKKTHWYEKGPASLVYQLKLKFTHTEGNKKLGEQK; encoded by the coding sequence ATGACAACGGAAACAACGGTTTCAGCGGCGCAACCCGCAGACCCGTGGGGCGCTGCAGCACAAACGACAACCACGGCCGACCCTTGGTCAACAGGTAGCGATGCGGCAACCGCCGGCAACGACTGGCTCAACACCGCACCAACGGACGTCCCTTTTGATTGGATGCACCCCTTCAAAGACGCCATTCTGCCCTTTGATAGCTGGGTGGAAACCGCTCTCAACTGGCTGGTGACCCACGGTCGCCCGGTGTTTCAGGCGATTCGCTTACCGATCGATTTCATTCTCAGCTCATTTCAGACCGCACTGGTCTCTACGCCAGCCCCGATCATGCTGCTGATCCTCTTTTTGCTCGCCTGGCAACTGGCGGGGTCGCGCATGGGGATTGCGTCATTTTGCTCGTTGCTGGTGATAGGCCTGATTGGTGCCTGGGACCAAGCCATGGTCACACTGGCACTGGTAATGACGTCGGTCTTTTTCTGTCTGCTCATCGGTTTGCCACTCGGCATCTGGCTGGCGCGCAGTGATACCGCGGCCAAAATTGTCAGACCCATACTCGATGCGATGCAAACCACCCCAGCCTTCGTTTACTTGGTGCCTATCGTCATGTTGTTTGGTATCGGTAATGTACCGGGCGTGGTCGTGACCATCATCTTCGCTCTGCCACCGATTGTGCGCCTGACCATTTTGGGGATCCAGCAGGTGCCGGAAGAACTGATCGAAGCAGGCCACGCATTTGGCGCCAGCCCGAAGCAGATGCTGTATCGCATTCAATTGCCGCTGGCGATGCCAACCATTATGGCGGGCGTCAACCAGACACTGATGCTGTCACTGTCGATGGTGGTGATTGCTTCAATGATCGCCGTAGGCGGTTTAGGTCAGATGGTGCTGCGCGGCATTGGCCGACTGGATATGGGACTTGCCGCCGTGGGTGGTTTGGGCATCGTGATTTTAGCTATTCTGCTTGACCGCATTACTCAGACCATCGGCGCGAATAGCCGAGATAAGAAAACCCATTGGTACGAGAAAGGCCCCGCCTCACTCGTGTATCAACTGAAACTGAAATTCACACACACCGAAGGTAATAAAAAACTAGGAGAACAGAAATGA
- the proX gene encoding glycine betaine/L-proline ABC transporter substrate-binding protein ProX: MNVAWKTMLTTGLVAGATLSAPAWAKLPGDGITVQPVQSTVAEETFQTLIVNKAMEALGYTVLPTKEVDYNVGYTSISEGDATYLAVNWAPLHEGKYIAAGGDDKFYRKGDYISGAAQGYLIDKKTADKYHITNIDQLKDPKIAKLFDANDDGKADLTGCNPGWGCESVIEHQMDAFGLRDTVTHNQGNYAAIIADTISRYKKGDSILYYTWTPYWVSGVLVPGKDVVWLEVPFSALPGDRKDVDTTLPNGKNYGFQMNSMKIVANKQFAEQNPAAAKLFEIMKLNINDVSAENMMMSQGHNSEKDIEAHANGWIKAHQKLFDSWIATAKQAAQ, encoded by the coding sequence ATGAACGTAGCATGGAAGACGATGCTCACCACAGGACTTGTGGCAGGTGCAACGCTCTCAGCCCCCGCTTGGGCCAAGTTGCCGGGTGACGGTATTACAGTGCAACCTGTTCAGTCGACAGTGGCTGAAGAGACGTTCCAAACGCTGATCGTCAACAAAGCGATGGAAGCGCTAGGTTACACCGTACTACCCACCAAAGAAGTCGACTACAACGTGGGCTACACCTCCATCAGCGAGGGAGATGCCACTTATCTGGCGGTGAACTGGGCGCCACTGCATGAAGGCAAGTACATCGCCGCCGGCGGTGACGACAAATTCTATCGCAAAGGGGATTACATTTCCGGTGCCGCGCAGGGCTATCTGATTGATAAAAAGACCGCCGATAAGTATCACATCACCAATATTGATCAGTTGAAAGATCCTAAAATCGCCAAACTGTTTGATGCCAACGACGATGGCAAAGCCGATTTGACCGGTTGTAACCCTGGGTGGGGTTGTGAAAGCGTGATTGAACATCAGATGGATGCTTTTGGCTTACGTGACACTGTCACCCACAATCAGGGTAACTACGCGGCGATCATCGCTGATACCATCTCGCGCTACAAAAAAGGCGACTCCATTTTGTACTACACCTGGACACCTTACTGGGTAAGTGGCGTTTTAGTTCCGGGTAAAGATGTGGTGTGGTTGGAAGTGCCATTCTCAGCGTTACCGGGCGATCGTAAAGATGTCGATACCACGCTGCCAAACGGCAAAAACTATGGCTTCCAGATGAACTCGATGAAAATCGTCGCCAACAAACAATTTGCTGAGCAAAACCCGGCCGCGGCCAAACTGTTTGAAATCATGAAACTCAACATCAATGATGTCAGTGCCGAAAATATGATGATGAGTCAGGGACACAACTCTGAAAAAGACATCGAGGCGCATGCCAACGGCTGGATCAAAGCGCACCAGAAACTGTTTGATTCCTGGATCGCCACTGCAAAACAAGCCGCCCAATAA
- a CDS encoding mechanosensitive ion channel domain-containing protein, with the protein MDYIALLNVMQDYYQWLLTLLILLIYPKAAKVTLRVFEKTVIGRDDVHRVKRARWLIKTALFIMLLMAIMILWGIELRGLLVVGSSIFALLGVGLFASWSLLSNVTSFFTLFVQNYCRIGLWVRVVDGANFVEGRITDMTFLNVVLETVDGNRILYPNNLFIVRPVIVLNKAPGKAVKKPEKKQLPIGVKR; encoded by the coding sequence ATGGACTACATCGCCTTACTCAATGTCATGCAAGATTATTATCAGTGGCTGTTAACGCTGCTGATTCTGCTCATCTATCCTAAAGCGGCTAAGGTCACTCTTCGTGTGTTTGAAAAGACCGTGATTGGCCGCGACGATGTGCACCGCGTCAAACGGGCGCGTTGGCTGATCAAAACCGCGCTGTTCATCATGCTGCTGATGGCCATTATGATCTTGTGGGGCATTGAATTACGTGGGTTATTGGTGGTCGGTTCCTCCATTTTTGCACTGCTGGGCGTCGGCTTATTTGCCAGTTGGTCTCTGCTGAGCAATGTCACCTCGTTTTTCACCCTCTTCGTGCAGAATTACTGCCGAATCGGTTTGTGGGTACGCGTGGTGGATGGCGCCAACTTTGTCGAAGGCAGAATTACCGACATGACGTTTCTGAACGTGGTTCTGGAAACGGTCGATGGCAACCGCATTCTTTACCCCAATAACCTGTTTATTGTCCGTCCGGTGATTGTGCTTAACAAAGCCCCGGGAAAAGCCGTGAAGAAACCCGAGAAAAAACAGTTACCAATTGGAGTTAAACGTTGA
- a CDS encoding TPR end-of-group domain-containing protein, whose translation MAANVWAASESQGADKTPAYSETAVLDRPLMERYILDELKSLRQDQQDLERRVTVQITDRELAVADKSMNYANVTVTYFFYIIAGVASLVALVGWQSLREVKHNTREMADKRLNKIAMEYEKKFVALERDLKRKTRIITENNREIEIINEIHNLWLRAQSVQTADQRIEVYDEILKIRPGDLEALTYKADAAMEIREYHWAMSLCNRVLELDESNGPALYQRACAYARLGAEEQALEDIQRAIDTSPSLRDLVADEADFESLYGNKKFDLLVSGSQTE comes from the coding sequence GTGGCGGCAAATGTATGGGCGGCGTCGGAATCGCAAGGCGCAGATAAAACGCCGGCGTATTCAGAAACGGCGGTGCTCGATCGCCCTTTGATGGAGCGCTACATATTAGATGAATTGAAATCATTGCGTCAGGACCAACAAGACCTTGAGCGCAGAGTCACGGTGCAGATCACGGACCGTGAACTTGCGGTAGCGGACAAATCGATGAACTACGCCAACGTGACGGTAACCTATTTCTTCTACATCATTGCTGGCGTCGCGTCGTTAGTTGCGCTGGTGGGGTGGCAATCGCTGCGCGAGGTCAAACACAACACGCGTGAAATGGCCGACAAGCGGCTCAACAAAATTGCGATGGAATATGAGAAGAAATTTGTTGCGCTGGAGCGGGATCTGAAACGTAAGACACGCATCATCACCGAAAACAACCGCGAAATCGAAATCATCAACGAAATTCACAACTTATGGCTGCGCGCCCAAAGTGTGCAAACGGCGGATCAACGCATCGAAGTGTACGATGAAATTCTCAAAATTCGCCCGGGCGATTTGGAAGCGTTGACTTATAAAGCTGATGCGGCGATGGAAATCCGCGAGTACCACTGGGCGATGAGCCTGTGTAACCGAGTGTTGGAGCTGGATGAAAGCAATGGCCCGGCGCTGTACCAACGGGCGTGTGCGTATGCCCGTTTAGGGGCGGAAGAGCAGGCGTTGGAGGACATTCAGCGTGCGATTGATACCAGCCCGTCGCTACGTGATTTGGTTGCGGATGAAGCGGATTTTGAGTCTTTATACGGCAACAAAAAATTCGATCTTTTGGTCAGCGGTTCACAAACAGAATGA